The genomic interval GCGCTCTTGCAGTCTTTCCACTGCGAAGCAAAAGCTCAACCGATTCTCGTTTGAACTCAGCAGTATATTGCCTGCGTATAGTTTCTGTTACCATCTTGACTACCTCCTCGGACAATGTATGTCTTCTCGCTCTGTCCACCAAAATGTAGCAACTTCAGTCGTCATGATGAGCCTGCCTGCCAAGCCGTAGCATGAATACGTATGATGGTCGAGCACGCGCAGACAGAGGCAGCATGCTGCTTGCGGAAGGTGGACAAAAAAAGCCCCCGAAGATTCAGAGGCTTTGATATGATGATGGTTTTAAGTAATAAGATTAACTATTCCTGATCTACAAAAATCAATGCCTCTGTATCAAAACCCAGCGCTCCAGCTTTTTCAAGGAAGTGATCTTTCAACTCCTGGCTAACCTCTGGCGTTCTTGACAGGAACCATAGATATTTGGTGGTGGAACCGGAAACAAAGGCATATTCGTAATTGTCACCCAGCTCAAAGATGGCATATGTGCCATAAAAAGGGCCAAAAAATGAAACCTTCAAATGCCCGATCGTGGGTTGATCCACAAAGAAGGCCTTACCCTGGGCATCCTTCCATTTGCTCTTGCTGATTAAATAGCCACGATTTGTCACGCTGACCCCACCATCCTGGCGCATGTCATATTCAGCCGTAACCTTGTGAAGCCCCCGTTCAAAGGAGTGATCCAGGCGAGCTATCTCATACCATTTCCCCAGATAATTTTCTAATTCAAAATTCTGGATGGGGGTAATCCCCTCCGGAACATCCAGACAACCGCCAAACAAAAATGGCACAATGAGCGCTAACAATTTTTTCATTTTATCCCCTTTTTATCCATATGAGGTTACTATGCGCGTTGACCCCCAGCACAGCTTTCAAAGATGTTTAGTATATATTAATTTCGAAGTGTTGAACCCCAGCTTTTTAGCTTCTTCTTCAAATTCTTCAATGACATCCCGATCAACATACCGGGTTCTGGAAAGCAGCCAGAGAAAGGACCTGTCCTTACCACACACAAAGGCATACTCATAGTCTGGGTCCAGCTTGAAAATGACATAGGGATCATAGAATGGCCAAAGGTAAGAAACCTTAAGAAGACCTATATTGTTTTCACCCACAACATATGCTTTGGCCTCTTTATATCTCCACTCCTGCCATTTAACCATATAGCCACTGTTTTGAATTGTGATTTTACCATCTCGGTTAATGGAGTAGTTGGCAGTGATACTATTCAAACCCTGCTCAAAGTGGTGATCCAGTCGGGCAATCTCATACCAGGTACCCATAAACTTCTTCACCTTAAATTTTTTAACCGGGGTGATCCCTTCTGGAACTTCTACACAACCAATCACAACAAATGATAGGATTGTCAACGCAAGAATTCTTTTCATGAGGAGACCCTTTCTTCGCTTTTTCTCTGGTTAAACTTTGCGACCAAAATAAACCTGGCTCACTTCTACACCATCTATCTCTGCTACCCCCGGGAAGTGTGCCCATTGATCAAATCCATATTTTTTCAGTAAGTTAACACTGGAGATGTTGGTTTCCAGGAGGATAGCAAAAAGAGTTTTTATACCCAGGCTATGGCATTTCTTAAGACAATCTTCCATGAGCCGAGAGGCCACACCCTTATTGTGATGATTAAAATCGACGAAATAACTTACTTCAGCAGTGTGGATGAGGGCAGAACGTCCAGGACGATAGGGGCTTATATAAAGATACCCCAAAACCTTGCTTTCTGATTCTGCCACCAGAATGGGAAATTGTTCACGGGTATGTTCATCAAACCAGGACTGCTTATCTTCAACAGTTACCGCCTCCAGAACAGCTGTACTGCGTGCTGAAACAGATTGATTAAATATCTCTATCAATCGAGGTAAATCTTGAGGCCTGGCAAACCGAACGATCATTTCCTTTTCATTCCTTCTAATCTTTATATCGTTCTATTTTTCATCCAATCGAACCAGGTCAGCCGGTGCATCTTGCTCTAGTAATTTTAGTGTCTCCATTAATACCCGCTTCTGTTGAGCCTCATCATGGGGATGTCCAAGGGTCATTCCTCGTTGTAGTGCAGTAATGGTGCCACGGGGTGGTTTGACGCCACGGATAATACCTGCGTTCCAACTGGTCAGTGTCGTCCTTATCCCTTCCGCTTCCAAAGCCCTGGCAATCAATCCCACGGATTGAGAACACAGCGGTCAGGAGGGCACCAGTAGAACGGCATCCACCTGCTCCTCTCGGGCAATCTTGAGAATGGCTGGAAAGGTTTTTTTGAGAACTCTGCCCACGAAGGGTTGATAGCCCATAAAGCTGACCACCTGCTCACTCAACCCACCAATGATCTTTTGATTCACCAGGTCTTGGAGGTGGGCCAGAGGCAACAAGACCTGAGCGTCTTCTCTAACAGCGGTTTGATCATAATGGTCATGAGCATATTCTAGACTGGAGGGAGAAGTGTTTGTTGGAAAGGTGCGGATGGAGTAATCACCCATAAGATTTGCAGCAAAAAAGGGTTTGTCCTTCGCAGGTAAAAAGGCACCTGCTGAGGAGATCAATAATATTCGAGCTTTTGATAATTCTATCCCATTCCCCGGGACAGCCTGCTCATTCTTCACATACTTGTAGAGTTTCCAGTTGATACTTTTATTATCAATAAAGTTTTTCAGCCAGCCCGACTCAAAACGAGCGGTCCAGTCTTTCTCGTTGTCAACGATCATAGAGCTCCTTGTGAGTTATTCAATTGAAGTTCATGAGGGAAAATTCATATCCCCTGCTTTGCAACTCGGGAATGAGCTGATCAAGTCGGTTATAAAGCTTATCTGTTCTGTCTGCATGGGTCCCCAGGTGGATAAGCAGGATAAAACCATTCAATCCGTGGTCAGAGTTGGACTCGTAGTTCAGAATATTGTCATACAGCGTTTGGCTATTCACATAGGATGTCCCCATATCCGGAGTTGTGTAATCAGCGGGAGAGCGTGTTCCCGGTGTATAGTTGATAAGCGTTAAATCCATCTCGGTGGTCCACTGAGCAATGACACTATTATACCATTCATAAGGCGGCATAAACAGGGACGCCTCTGGTTTAGAGATTCCAAATTTTGCCATCTCTGTATAGTTCTGTTCAAGGTCTGTTGTGAATTGCTCTCTGGAAACCAACAAAGAATCACGATCCTCCCAGGCGGCATAGAGCAGGTGCTTGTCGGAATGAGCCCCAAGATAATGACCGTCCATTCGCAACCTTTTGATCAGTTTTTTATTTTCAGGATTGCGGTAAAAGTCACCGGTGAAAAAGAAGTGGGCCTTGATCTTTTGTCGCCTGAGTGTTTTGCTGATGATTTGGCCACCATCATTGTAATCGTGACCAGTAAAGACCAGGTGAATGACAGGCTTACCAACAAACCCGCGATTGATGGCTCCATGATGATAATTCAGACCAGGCGTCTTGTCGCCAGCCCACACAGAGGAGCCAATAGCAGCCAACACCAGCAGTAATATTGGTTTGTTTGGACCCATTATGCTATTTCGATTTATTGATTTGATCGATCACTTGCTGGGTGGTCATGACAGAGCAGAATTCACCATTAAGACTGGCCAGGTTTACCCGGTGCATATCCTCAGCACTGATGTGCACGCCATTCGCATCTTTGCGTTCAAATGTGGCTGTGGCATCAGAAACCAGCGTTACGTCAAACCCCAGATTACCTGCCATGCGTGTTGATGTGGACACACAATGATCTGTGGTCAAACCTACAATAACCAGGGAGTCTAAACCCGCTTCATGCAGATAGTCCTCAAGACCCGTCCCAATAAAAGCACTATTCACCGTTTTAGTAAATTCAGGCTCGCCAGGTATGGGTGATGCCTCATCTTTGAAGGCGTTCCCCGGTTGATCGGGATGAAGGGGTGATTGTGGAGAGATGGAACAATGCTTCACGTGAATGATGGAGGCGGAATGTTCACGCCAGGCAGCCAGCAGTGCCGCGATGTTTGATTCGGCTCCTGGATTATTCCGCATTCCCCAGAGTGGGCTGTCAAAGCCTTTTTGAACATCTATGAGCAACAGGGCTGATTTAATCATACTTCCTCATCATTGTCATTGCTGAATCATTTCTTATAGTTCGTCCAAACAAATGTCTAAAAAGATACTGTTCTCGGCATGTGATTGATATGTCTTTTAGGTTTGGGGGGAGAGAAACTTTTCCATTAAATTTTCTTTCAGCCCCATGACCTGGGGTGCATCTTTTACGACCACTAATAACAGGATTTTATTATGAAACTACTCTCATATGCGCTGGATTATCGCATGGAACCCCGATTGGCATTTTCCCTTGGTGGCCAGGCGATTGATGTCATGCGGGCATCTCTATGGATGAAGGAAGATCGTAATGCCCAGGATTTTTTAAATCTGGCTTCAACCATGAAGCTGACCCTGGAAAACTGGCAACGCTGCTTTTCACTCCTGGTTCAACTGGAAGATGCCTTTAAAAATATTGACCCATCAGGGCTGAAAACCCATGATCGACCTGTGGCGTTGGCTGAGGATGATATTGAATTCTTTTCACCCATACCCGATCCCCCCAGCATCCGCTTTTTCAATGCCTATACTGGTGAATCCCCTGAATATTTTGACTTTGGACAAACTCAGACACTCCTTGGCCACCGACAGGAACTCAACGCTGCAGGGCTTTCACCCCGAGGGGAAATCGCCGCCATCATTGCAGCCACAAAATATTCAGAGAACCTGGAAATTGCTGGATACACTGTTGTGAACAATTGGACCGCTGTTCAGGAGAAAGCTTCAGGGAAAACTGGTTTTGCCCTGGGTCAGGCCACCACCCTGGGACCTTATCTCGTCACTGCCGATGAAGTCGAGCCATTAAAAATAGGGAATGGCTTCAATATGGACATGCAGATCAGCCTTAATGATCACACCGAAGTGGACACCCGGCTGAAGGATATGAATTTCAGTTTTGCTGATATGATTAAGTCTGCCAAATCGAGCCATGTGGGAGCAGGAGATCTTTTCTGCTCCGGAAGTCCGTCCAAAAGAGATTTTGCCTTGAGTGAAGGACAGAAAATTGATGTTGAAATTCAAGCGCTGGGTACACTAACCACCATGGTGGGGTAAACCGTTTTGTCTTCCTTGAGAATTCCAGAAAGCGAGCTTGAGCTCAAAGCGATTCGGTCAGGTGGACCTGGTGGGCAAAATGTCAACAAGGTGGCCACAGCCATACAGCTTCGTTTTGATAGTCAAAATTCGAGCCTGCCAGATCATATTAAGGAACGGTTGTTGAAATTGCGTGACCAGCGGATCAATTCAGAAGGCATCATTACCATTACTGCCAGGCAGTTCAGGAATCAAGAAGCCAACCGTCTGGCGGCCATGGCGCGTCTTGAGAAAATTTTTGAAAAGGCTGAGATGGAGCCTAAGAAACGTAAGGCCACACGGCCAACACGAGCTTCTGTAAACAAGCGGTTGGAGACCAAAACCAAGCGGAGCCGGGTGAAGCAATTGCGTACACGTGTCAAACCAGATGATGAATAGAGGAGTATCGGCAGCCATGACCAATAACGTGATGTGGACACCCAGTCAAGATCAGCTGGATCTGGCTCAGATGACTCAGTTTCGTGTGGAGATAAATGCCAGGTACGGATTGAACCTGAACGCCTATGAGGATCTCTATCAATGGTCCCTTGATCACGCCGCAGAATTCTGGTCTGAAGTCTGGAATTTCGGGGGGGTCATCGCCAGCTCGACA from Candidatus Neomarinimicrobiota bacterium carries:
- a CDS encoding lipocalin family protein; this translates as MKKLLALIVPFLFGGCLDVPEGITPIQNFELENYLGKWYEIARLDHSFERGLHKVTAEYDMRQDGGVSVTNRGYLISKSKWKDAQGKAFFVDQPTIGHLKVSFFGPFYGTYAIFELGDNYEYAFVSGSTTKYLWFLSRTPEVSQELKDHFLEKAGALGFDTEALIFVDQE
- a CDS encoding lipocalin family protein, yielding MKRILALTILSFVVIGCVEVPEGITPVKKFKVKKFMGTWYEIARLDHHFEQGLNSITANYSINRDGKITIQNSGYMVKWQEWRYKEAKAYVVGENNIGLLKVSYLWPFYDPYVIFKLDPDYEYAFVCGKDRSFLWLLSRTRYVDRDVIEEFEEEAKKLGFNTSKLIYTKHL
- a CDS encoding N-acetyltransferase; its protein translation is MIVRFARPQDLPRLIEIFNQSVSARSTAVLEAVTVEDKQSWFDEHTREQFPILVAESESKVLGYLYISPYRPGRSALIHTAEVSYFVDFNHHNKGVASRLMEDCLKKCHSLGIKTLFAILLETNISSVNLLKKYGFDQWAHFPGVAEIDGVEVSQVYFGRKV
- a CDS encoding polysaccharide deacetylase family protein, yielding MGPNKPILLLVLAAIGSSVWAGDKTPGLNYHHGAINRGFVGKPVIHLVFTGHDYNDGGQIISKTLRRQKIKAHFFFTGDFYRNPENKKLIKRLRMDGHYLGAHSDKHLLYAAWEDRDSLLVSREQFTTDLEQNYTEMAKFGISKPEASLFMPPYEWYNSVIAQWTTEMDLTLINYTPGTRSPADYTTPDMGTSYVNSQTLYDNILNYESNSDHGLNGFILLIHLGTHADRTDKLYNRLDQLIPELQSRGYEFSLMNFN
- a CDS encoding cysteine hydrolase is translated as MIKSALLLIDVQKGFDSPLWGMRNNPGAESNIAALLAAWREHSASIIHVKHCSISPQSPLHPDQPGNAFKDEASPIPGEPEFTKTVNSAFIGTGLEDYLHEAGLDSLVIVGLTTDHCVSTSTRMAGNLGFDVTLVSDATATFERKDANGVHISAEDMHRVNLASLNGEFCSVMTTQQVIDQINKSK
- a CDS encoding fumarylacetoacetate hydrolase family protein, yielding MKLLSYALDYRMEPRLAFSLGGQAIDVMRASLWMKEDRNAQDFLNLASTMKLTLENWQRCFSLLVQLEDAFKNIDPSGLKTHDRPVALAEDDIEFFSPIPDPPSIRFFNAYTGESPEYFDFGQTQTLLGHRQELNAAGLSPRGEIAAIIAATKYSENLEIAGYTVVNNWTAVQEKASGKTGFALGQATTLGPYLVTADEVEPLKIGNGFNMDMQISLNDHTEVDTRLKDMNFSFADMIKSAKSSHVGAGDLFCSGSPSKRDFALSEGQKIDVEIQALGTLTTMVG
- the arfB gene encoding aminoacyl-tRNA hydrolase, which produces MSSLRIPESELELKAIRSGGPGGQNVNKVATAIQLRFDSQNSSLPDHIKERLLKLRDQRINSEGIITITARQFRNQEANRLAAMARLEKIFEKAEMEPKKRKATRPTRASVNKRLETKTKRSRVKQLRTRVKPDDE